In Vitis riparia cultivar Riparia Gloire de Montpellier isolate 1030 chromosome 19, EGFV_Vit.rip_1.0, whole genome shotgun sequence, the following proteins share a genomic window:
- the LOC117909429 gene encoding ABC transporter G family member 9 gives MVDIKAQPESITANPEPPPPPPPPPPPPPPIFTKANNSGHVILKFEEVDYKAKTHKGGLLRKDSKPEEKHILKGITGIVLPGEMLAMLGPSGSGKTTLLTALGGRLGGRLNGSITYNGKPFSNRMKRSTGFVTQDDVLYPHLTVTETLVFTALLRLPNTISKEDKVRHAEAVITQLGLTKCKDSIIGNPFLRGVSGGERKRVSIGQEMLINPSLLFLDEPTSGLDSTTAQRIVSTLWELAKGGRTVVMTIHQPSSRLFYMFHKVLLLSEGNPLYFGKGAEAMDYFSSIGFAPSVAMNPSDFLLDLANGVLSDDIHEDPTTIKQTLVLSYRSKIDEGLKAELREIDNHLQDGLEDKQLDRWATTWWQQCSVLFRRGVKERRHESFSGLKIGQVLVVGFLSGLLWWQSDSSHLQDQIGLLFFCSGFWGFFPLFQAIFTFPQERMMLEKERSSGMYRLSSYFMSRTIGDLPMELVLPTIFVIITYWMAGLKPNAINFLHTLFALLFSVLVSQSLGLALGAAVMDQKSATILGSVIMLSFLLAGGYYVQNVPHFIAWIKYVSISHYTYKLLLGSQYKPRDTYPCSAKTTCLVGDFPAVQLVGLDKQILAAVALAIMLVGYRLIAYIALMRIGVPGKNS, from the exons atggtGGACATTAAGGCACAACCAGAGTCTATTACAGCAAACCCtgaaccaccaccaccaccaccaccaccaccaccaccaccaccacccatCTTTACGAAAGCTAATAACAGTGGCCATGTTATATTGAAG TTTGAGGAGGTTGATTACAAGGCTAAAACCCATAAAGGAGGCCTGCTTAGGAAGGATTCGAAACCAGAGGAGAAGCACATATTGAAGGGAATCACAGGCATTGTGCTACCAGGTGAAATGCTGGCCATGTTAGGCCCATCAGGCAGTGGCAAAACAACACTGCTTACTGCCCTTGGAGGCCGTCTCGGTGGACGGCTCAATGGAAGCATAACCTACAATGGCAAGCCCTTTTCAAACCGAATGAAGAGGAGCACAGGGTTTGTTACACAAGATGATGTTCTTTATCCACATCTAACTGTGACTGAGACATTAGTATTCACTGCCCTTCTCCGGTTGCCTAATACTATTAGTAAAGAAGACAAGGTACGGCATGCGGAGGCAGTTATAACTCAGCTTGGTTTAACTAAGTGCAAGGATAGTATAATTGGGAACCCCTTTCTGAGAGGGGTTTCGGGGGGAGAGCGTAAAAGGGTTAGCATAGGGCAAGAGATGCTAATAAACCCTAGTCTGCTGTTTTTGGATGAGCCCACATCCGGCCTCGACTCAACAACCGCTCAACGCATCGTGTCCACGTTATGGGAGCTAGCGAAAGGAGGAAGAACCGTTGTGATGACGATACACCAGCCTTCTAGTAGACTATTTTACATGTTTCATAAGGTGTTATTGTTATCAGAAGGGAACCCTTTATATTTTGGGAAGGGAGCAGAAGCCATGGACTACTTTTCTAGCATTGGATTTGCCCCATCGGTTGCAATGAATCCGTCTGATTTTCTACTAGATCTTGCCAATG GTGTTTTGTCTGATGATATACATGAGGATCCAACCACCATCAAGCAGACACTGGTTTTATCATATAGGAGCAAGATTGATGAAGGACTGAAGGCAGAACTCCGAGAAATCGATAACCACCTTCAAGACGGATTAGAAGACAAGCAGCTAGACCGGTGGGCGACAACTTGGTGGCAGCAGTGCTCTGTGTTGTTTAGAAGAGGGGTAAAGGAAAGGAGGCATGAATCATTCTCTGGCCTCAAGATTGGTCAGGTCCTGGTTGTGGGCTTCCTTTCAGGGTTATTGTGGTGGCAATCTGATTCTTCACACCTGCAAGATCAG ATTGGGCTTCTCTTCTTTTGCTCTGGATTTTGGGGCTTCTTCCCTCTGTTCCAAGCTATTTTCACCTTCCCCCAAGAGCGGATGATGCTTGAAAAGGAAAGATCTTCAGGCATGTACAGGCTTTCATCATACTTCATGTCAAGGACCATAGGTGACCTTCCCATGGAGCTGGTTCTTCCGACCATTTTTGTTATCATAACCTATTGGATGGCAGGCCTCAAACCCAATGCCATTAACTTCCTACACACCTTATTTGCTCTCCTATTTAGCGTACTAGTTTCTCAAAGCCTCGGCCTTGCTCTGGGTGCTGCAGTAATGGACCAAAAATCAGCCACCATACTAGGATCAGTAATCATGCTCTCATTCCTTCTTGCGGGAGGGTACTATGTCCAAAATGTTCCCCATTTCATAGCTTGGATTAAATACGTCTCTATTAGCCATTACACATATAAACTGTTGTTGGGTTCACAATACAAGCCTAGAGACACCTACCCATGTTCTGCCAAGACCACCTGTTTGGTGGGAGACTTTCCTGCTGTACAGCTTGTGGGCCTGGACAAGCAAATCCTTGCGGCGGTTGCTTTGGCCATAATGCTTGTGGGTTACCGGCTTATCGCTTATATTGCCCTCATGAGGATTGGAGTGCCCGGTAAAAATAGCTAG